Proteins from a genomic interval of Musa acuminata AAA Group cultivar baxijiao chromosome BXJ1-9, Cavendish_Baxijiao_AAA, whole genome shotgun sequence:
- the LOC135594066 gene encoding probable auxin efflux carrier component 1c: MITGTDFYHVMTGMVPLYVAMILAYLSVKWWKIFTPDQCAGINRFVALFAVPLLSFHFIAGNDPYKMNYRFIGADTLSKVIVLVILAVWSNLSRRMSLDWTITIFSLATLPNTLVMGIPLLEGMYGEYSGSLMVQIVVLQCIIWYTLMLLLLEYRAGRLLIAEKFPVNAGDVASVTVDPDVTSLDGHRDMLETESTIREDGKIHVNVRKSSSSLSGSLSRRSMEFSDVMRFSSNLTNPEIHSRRSSKNPTPRGSSFNNADVQPRRSSFSVVFPVAGPSEIQEIRVEVPPRHTDGRKENQESGPQDGDEMVQEAAIGALTIVPTTMPPASVMTKLILVVVWRKLIRNPNNYASLIGLAWSLVSFKLHVNMPVIVAKSISIMSDTGLGMAMFSLGLFMGLQPRIIACGNLAAAIAMAIRFLAGPAFMAIASFAVGIRGELLRIAIVQAALPQGIVPFVFAEEYNLHAEILSTAVIFGMIIALPITLVYYVIVGLV, translated from the exons atgaTTACCGGTACGGACTTCTACCATGTGATGACGGGCATGGTGCCGTTGTACGTGGCGATGATACTGGCGTACTTGTCGGTGAAGTGGTGGAAGATCTTCACGCCGGACCAGTGCGCAGGGATCAATCGCTTCGTGGCGCTCTTTGCGGTGCCGCTCTTGTCGTTCCACTTCATCGCCGGCAACGATCCTTATAAGATGAATTATCGGTTCATCGGCGCTGACACGTTGTCCAAGGTTATCGTGCTCGTCATTTTGGCCGTCTGGAGCAATCTCAGCCGCCGCATGTCACTCGATTGGACCATCACCATCTTCTCGCTGGCCACCCTGCCCAACACCCTCGTCATGGGCATCCCGCTGCTCGAGGGCATGTACGGGGAGTACTCCGGCAGCCTCATGGTCCAGATCGTGGTGCTGCAGTGCATCATCTGGTACACCCTCATGCTGTTGCTGCTCGAGTACCGGGCCGGCCGGTTGCTGATCGCGGAGAAGTTCCCGGTCAACGCCGGGGACGTCGCGTCCGTCACCGTGGACCCCGACGTCACGTCGTTGGACGGACACCGTGACATGCTGGAGACGGAGAGCACGATCAGGGAGGACGGCAAGATCCACGTCAATGTGCGCAAGTCGAGCTCGTCGCTATCGGGCAGCCTCTCGCGGCGGTCCATGGAGTTCTCCGACGTCATGCGCTTCTCGTCCAACCTCACCAACCCCGAGATCCACTCGAGGCGGTCGTCCAAGAACCCCACGCCCCGAGGCTCCAGCTTCAACAACGCCGACGTCCAACCACGCAGATCGTCATTCTCCGTTGTGTTCCCCGTCGCCGGTCCatcggaaattcaagaaatccgaGTGGAAGTTCCTCCGCGCCACA CGGACGGGCGGAAGGAGAACCAGGAGAGCGGGCCCCAAGACGGCGACGAGATGGTCCAAGAGGCAGCCATTGGCGCGCTCACGATAGTGCCGACGACAATGCCGCCGGCGAGCGTGATGACGAAGCTGATCCTCGTCGTGGTGTGGAGGAAGCTGATCCGTAACCCCAACAACTACGCCAGCCTGATCGGCCTCGCCTGGTCGCTCGTCTCCTTCAA ATTGCACGTTAACATGCCTGTGATTGTGGCGAAATCCATCTCCATCATGTCGGACACAGGCCTCGGAATGGCTATGTTCAGCCTCG GGCTGTTCATGGGGCTGCAGCCGAGGATCATAGCATGTGGGAATTTGGCAGCAGCTATTGCCATGGCCATCAGATTCTTAGCAGGGCCTGCTTTCATGGCTATCGCCTCCTTTGCCGTGGGCATCCGCGGCGAGCTCCTGCGCATCGCCATTGTGCAG
- the LOC135593155 gene encoding ATP-dependent Clp protease adapter protein CLPS1, chloroplastic-like: METAICSRIALSPNHVVNPKPGDKLSQNRGPCANRGILMAVSVSGPGKGGGLLERPTIEKTTPGRESEFDLKKSRKMAPPYRVILHNDNYNKREYVVQVLMKVIPGMTLDNAVNIMQEAHHNGLAVVIICSQVDAEEHCMQLRGNGLHSSIEPASGGC; encoded by the exons ATGGAGACGGCTATCTGCAGCAGAATTGCTCTCTCGCCCAACCATGTTGTGAACCCTAAGCCAG GGGATAAGCTGTCTCAAAACAGAGGACCTTGTGCAAATCGTGGCATTCTTATGGCAGTATCAGTAAGTGGACCTGGAAAAGGAGGTGGTTTGTTGGAAAGGCCAACCATAGAAAAGACAACACCTGGCCGTGAATCTGAGTTTGATTTGAA GAAATCGAGGAAGATGGCCCCCCCTTATCGAGTGATCTTGCACAATGACAACTACAACAAGCGCGAATACGTAGTCCAGGTGCTGATGAAGGTTATCCCAGGAATGACCCTTGATAATGCTGTCAATATCATGCAAGAGGCACACCACAATGGCCTGGCAGTGGTAATTATATGTTCTCAAGTAGATGCCGAGGAACACTGTATGCAGCTCAGGGGCAATGGTCTTCACAGTTCAATCGAGCCTGCAAGTGGTGGCTGCTGA